TGTCGGCGCGCGTCGAGGAGTCCGGAGCGTGGTCAGACCTGGCGCAGCCGCGGATCGAACTCGTCGCGCAACCAGTCGCCCAGCAGGTTCGCCGAGACGATGACACCCGCGATGGCGATGCCGGGGAAGACCCACATCCACCACAGCGTGTCGATGTAGTTGTGACCGTCGGCGATCATCCCGCCCCAGGTCGGCGTCGGCGGCGGCACGCCGGCGCCGAGGAAGCTCAGGGCCGCCTCCGAGAGGATGACGTAGCCGACCTGCAGGGTGGAGAAGACGATCACGGTGTTGACCAGGTTCGGCAGCACGTGGCGCAGCACGATCCGGGTGGGCCGGCAACCGGTCACCACGGCGGCGAGCACGAACTCGCGCTCCTTCCACGACAGCGTCTCGGCCCGCACCAGACGCGCGTACCGGGACCAGAGCACCAGGCTGAGCACTCCGACCACAACCCACACGCTGCTGCCGACGGTGACGGCGACGGCGAGCGCGACCAGCACCGGCGGGAAGGCCGACATGCCGTCGACGAGTCGCGTGATGACCGCGTCCAGCCAGCCGCCCTTGTAGCCCGCGATCAGCCCGAGGGCGGTGCCGATGACGCAGCTGATCAGGATCACCAGGGCCGCGATGGTGAGGGAGACCCGGGCACCGACCATCACCCGGATGAGGATGTCGCGCCCCTGCCGGTCCGTGCCCAGCCAGTGGCTGGAGTCTCCCCCGTCCATCCAGGCGGGCGGGAGCTGCCGGGCGACGAGGTCGGTCTCGGTGGCGTCCCACGAGGAGATCATCGGGCCGAACACCGCGACCAGCACCGTGACCAGCAGGATCCCGGTGGCGAGCTTGGGGGCCCGCGCCAGCCGGGTGCGACCGGTACGCCGCCGCTTCCGCCTCATCCGTGTGCCCTCCCCGCCGGTGACGACCGCCCGCGCCGCAGACACTACGGCTCCGGAGGCGGTCGCGGGCGCTACTCCGTCGCGGGTCTCGGTCATCGTCCGGGTCCTGGCGCTCAGGATGCCTGGGCCGCGGGCTCGACGCCCTTCTGGATGAACTGGAAGCGGACCCCCATGGTGGTGGCCGGCACCGAGAACGACATCAGGTCCCCGTCGTGCAGGAGGGGCGCGGCATCCATCTCGCCGCCCACGCCGCCGAGGTGCTCGAGGAGCGCGTCCAGGTCGGGGACCTGCACGGCGATGTGCTCGATGCGCGCCTCGTTGTCGCCGAGTCGGGCGCGACGAGCCTCCTCCCGCAGGCACTCGATGACCTCGATCTCGCAGTTGCCCACCCGGAAGAAGGCCGCCTTCGTGCCCCGCTCGGGGAAGTCGGTCTCCTTGACGAGGGTCAGGCCGAGTGTCTGGCCGAGGAAGGCCTTGGCGCGGTCGATGCTGCGCACGATCAGCCCGATGTGGTCAACGTCCGTGGGAGAAGGGGTTGTCGTCGTCACCCCACGAATGCTGGCAGTTCGATCATCTCCGCGGAACACTCCGAGCAACCAAGCCGACGGGCGTCAGCACCAGCAGTGCTGATGCCCTGTGTGTGTGCCACCCGATGCCGACGACCCGGCCCTCCGGGCGGTCGGCGGCACCGGCGACGAGGCCGGCGTACGACACCATGGCCGGTACCGTCCCGTCCCCGAGCGAGGAGCCCCGTGCTGCCGAACCCCCTGCCCCGCATCCTCGTCGTCACCGGCATCATGGCGTCCGGCAAGTCGACCGTCGCCCAGGCGTTGGCGGAACGGCTGCCGAAGGCCGTGCATCTGCGCGGCGACGTGTTCCGCCGGATGATCGTCTCCGGCCGGCTCGAGGTGACGCCGGATCTGCCGGTCGAGGCGATGCACCAGCTGGAGCTGCGCCACCGCCTGGCGGCGACGGTCGCGGCGGAGTACGCCGCGGCCGGCTTCACCGTCGCGTGGCAGGACGTGATCCTGGGGCCGACCCTGGGGCGGGTGGCCGGTCTGCTGCAGGGCCGTGATGCGGGCGTGGTGGTGCTGTGCCCGTCCCCCGGTGTGGTGACCGAACGCGAGGCCGGTCGTGCCAAGACCGGCTACGGCGCCTGGACGCCCGAGGATTTGGACCGGGGCCTGCGGGCCGACACGCCCCGGATCGGGCTGTGGCTCGACAGCTCGGGCCTGACGGTCGAGGAGACGGTCGACGCCGTCGTCGCCCGCGCCGACGAGACCCGCCAGGGGCTGGGATAGGCGATCAGTGGGGCAGCAGCTCGACCCCGAAGGCCCGGACGAACACCTCGCCCAGGAGCACACCGGCCTCGGCCTCCGACCGCTGCCCGGCCCGGACGTCCTCGAGCGCGGCGCGTGCCGTCCCGTGGATCATCGAGTACATCCAATCCGGCGGCAGGCTCGCGACCAGCGTCCCCGAGGCTGCCTGATCCGTGAGCCAGGCCAGCAGCGGCTCGTCCGCACCCGGGTGCCGGAGCTCGTCGTCGAGGGCGAGCGGGGCGTGCACGGCCACCGACCGGAACTCGACGCCGACCCGGATGATCGCGACCGCGAGGGCGCGTGCGTTCCGTCCGCGACGGTGAGGGCATCACGCACGGCGGCGCGCTCGGCGGTGGCGACCGCGTCGAGGACTCCGAGGATGAGCGCCTCCCGGGTCGGGAAGTGGCGGTAGACCGTGGAGCGGCCCAGACCGGAGCGCGTCGCGATCTCGACCATCCCGGCCTCGGCGTCCTCGCTCAGCGCCTCGATCGCCGCCGCCAGCACGAGTTCCCGGTTGCGCCGGACGTCGGCCCGTGCCTCCCCCATCGCTCCTCCTCGGCCGTGATAGGAATGAAGTGGTACAGAGTGTCCCATTTAGGAGTCCGGATGACCAGCCGCGCCCAAGCACCCCAAGCACCCCGGCCCGACCTCGCCGAGCTGACCGAGGGGACGCCCGACCAGCTCTCGGCGCGGGCCGATCTCGACGGTCATCGGTTCGCCGAGCCGAGCGGCGCGCTCCTCACCCTGTCCGACGCGGTCCTGCAGTCGTGCGTGCTGGACCGCGCCCGCTTCGAGAACGTCGACGCGCAGCGCGCGACGCTGCGGGACCTGCGCTGGGAGCGACCGGAGCTGGTCAGCCTGCGCGGCTGGCGCGGTCGGTGGCGCGACCTCATCATCGAGGGCGGCCGGATCGGCGTCCTCGAGGCGTACACCTCCACCTGGAGCTGCGTGGCCCTGCAGGGCGTCAAGGCCAGCTACGTCAACCTGCGCGGCTCCGAGCTCGTCGACGTCACCCTGACGGACTGCCGGATCGAGGAGCTCGACCTCTCCGAGGCCACGGGGAAGCGGGTCGCCTTCCCCGGCAGCCGCATCGAGAGACTGGTGGTGCACCGGTCGACCGTCGGCGACCTCGACGTGCGCGGCGCGGAGATCGGCCAGTTGATCTGGGCCGACACGCTCACCGGCCTCGTCCTGTCCCACGACCAGGCCGTCGATCTGGCCGCCGAGCTGGCCCGCCGGGCCGGCGCCCGGGTCGAGGGCTGAGGCCCGCCCCGCGGCCGTCTGCCGTCCTCTCGGCCGGGTAGTTCACAAAGAGTCGGCGCCACGTGTCGCGCGTGGCCCGACCCGCCGTCATCCCTTCCCGAGACCGAGGTACCGATCATGAGCGAAGACGTCGTCGACCTGATCATGCATGACCACCGCGAACTGGAGCGGCTCTTCGAGGAGCTGCTGAGCCACCCCGAGCAGCGCGCGGGCCTGACCCCCGTGATGACCACGCTGCTGACCGCCCACAGCCGCGCCGAGGAGTCGGAGGTCTATCCCGCCGCCCGCGAGGCGGGGGCGCAGGACGATGTCGAGCACAGCCAGAAGGAGCATCTCGAGGCCGACCAGCTCGCCAAGCGGGTGGCCTCGACCGACCCCGACGACCCGGCGTTCGCCGAGGTGCTGCGCGAGCTCGTCGACGCGGTCAAGCACCATGTCGAGGAGGAGGAGAGCACCGTGCTCCCCGGCATCCGCGAGCGGATGGACGCAGCGCGGCGCGTAGAGCTGGGCGCGGCCTTCCTCACCGCCCGCGAGCAGCATCTCGGGGCGCAACCCGCCGACATCACGAAGGCGGAGCTGGAGCAGCAGGCCGCGAACGCCGGCGTCTCCGGCGCCTCCTCGATGAGCAAGGACCAGCTCGCCGACACCCTCGAGGAGCAGGCGGAGAGCTGAGGAACCTCGTCGGGGCTGCACCGCATCAGCGGCGGTGCAGCCTGACGACGAGTCCCCGTCCGGGCTCCGGCCGGGTCTCCGCGACAGCCAGCGACTCCGGCAGGTCGGCCGCCAGCAGATTCGCCTGCGCGAGGGACCCCAGCTGGAGGAGGGCTGCGCCCTCGGGATGCAGGCAGCGGTCGATCACCGCGACGCACTCCCGCGCCAGGTCCAGGCCGTCGGCGCCGCCGTCGATGGCCAGCACCGGATCGGCCGGGAAGCAGCCGACCAGCTCGGTGCGCACCCAGGGCGGGTCCGCGATGATCAGGGGGAACGGATCGTCGGCCGCGAACGACCCCAGCTCCTCCCGCCGTACGTCGACCAGGTCGGCGCGCCCGGCCGCGACCGCGTTGGCCACGGCGTAGTCGCACGCGACCGGATCGACGTCGACGCACACGAGGTGCCGTTCGGTCCCGTGCACGGCGAGGAGGCCGATGTGACCCACGCCGCTGCAGATCTCGAGGACCGGCCCGGGCGGGGCGTCGTCGAGCAGCTCGCGCGCCCAACGCGACTGGGCGGCGGTCCAGGCGCGGGGCGCCAGGACCCGGTGGTCGAAGGAGATCGACAGCGGCCCGAACGCCATGGTCTGCGGCGCCGGCGGCGTGGCCGCCGCGATCCGCGGCATCGTCATGACGCCGCTCCCGGGGACGACGACTCCGCGCGCTCGGGCTCCGGCTCGGCCGAGGAGTCGATGTCGACGCCGACCCGCTCGGCGATCGAGTCGACCTTGCGCTCCAGCCGCTCCATGTCCTCGGCGTCGACGCGGAAGATCCAGTGCTTCGCCCCGAGCAGGAGGATCGCCTGGAAGATCAGCTGCAGCCACTCGCTCTGCCAGTTCTCGAAGGTGCTGGCGAAGAAGTCGACGAGGTAGTCCGACCACACGAACGGCTCGCCGTGCAGCTGCTGGTCGCTGCGGAACTCGGCGAGCTGGGTGAGGAACTGTCCGGCCCACGACCCGACGAAGAGCAGGAGGAGCAGATAGACCGCGCCCCACCGTCGTACGTGCTCGGCGATCCCCTTCCGCTCCGGGTGGCCAGGGTGCTTGCTGTTCATGACGAGGAGATACCCGCAGCATCTCCGAGCAGCCGGTCGCTCCTCGCTAGCGCGGCGCCAGCGGGACGGTCGCCGGCCCCTCGAGGACGTCGCCGTCGGGAGCGAACCGGGATCCGTGGCAGGGGCAGTCCCAGGTCGTCTCCGCCGCGTTCCACGCCACCGCGCAGCCCAGGTGGGTGCAGGTCGCCGAGACGACGTGGGCCACGCCGGCCGGATCGCGGTACGCCGCGACCCGCTCGCCCCCATCGGACAGCACCGCCGCCTCGCCGGGAGCAAGATCGGCCACGTCGCCCCGCCCGGACGCGATGCGCCCGGCGACGAAGCGGAGTCCGACCTTGCCGTTCTCGGTGGCGAACCGGACGCCCTCGGCGAGCGGATGCAGCCGGTCGGCCGCGAAGAAGCGCGCCCAGGGGTTGGCGCGCCCGACGATCGCGCCCGTGATCAGCGTCGCGGCCAGGGTGCCGGCCGTCATGCCCCACTTCTTGTAGCCGGTGGCGACATGCACCCGCCGGGACCGCCAGTTCACCGCGCCGATGTAGGGGACGCCGTCGTCGGACGTGAAGTCCTGTGCCGACCAGCGATGCTCGAAGGAGACAACGTCCCAGTGGTCGGTGGCGAACGCCGCGAGACGCTCGTAGCGCGCGGGCGTCGCCTTCCCCGAACCGGTGTGATGGCTCTCCCCCAGCACCATGAGCAGCTCGGTGTCCCCGAAGGGGACTGCGCGGATCGAGTGCGTGGGAGGCGCGGCCGCATGCAGCATCGCGTCCGGCAGGTCGCCCCGCACCCGTGCCGTCACGACGTACGACGTGCTCGGGTAGGCCCGCGCGAAGTGGGCGCCGCGGTCCAGGAACGGGAGGAGGGTCGCCACCACGACCTGGCCCGCCCGTAGCGCCCCCTGCTCGGTGCGCACCCGGCAGTGGGTGCTGTCCTCCTCGACATCGGTCGCCCGGGTGTGCTCGAAGATCCGGCCGCCGGCCCGCTCGAACCGCTCGGCCAGTCCGACCAGGTAGCGGACCGGGTGGAGCTCGACCTGGTCGTCGAAGCGCAGCGCGCCCTTCGTGGCGAACGGGACGGGGACGTCGTCGGTCAGGCTCGCCGGCAGGCCCGCTCCTCGCGCGGCGCGGGCCTCGACCTCCACCAGTAGACGCTCCGGCGTCCGCGTGGCGTAGAGGTAGGCCGGACGGCGCCTCAGGTCGCAGTCGATCCCGTCGGCCAGTTCGACGACCCTCTCCTTGCTGGCCTCCATCGCCGCGCCGTACGTCGCCGGCCCCTGCGGACCACGGCTCAGCAGGAGCCGGGCGTAGGTGAGGTGGTGCTGGGAGGTCACCTTCGCCGTCGTGCGGCCACTGGTCCCCGCCACCAGCCGGTGCTGCTCGACCAGCACGACCGACAGCCCCTCCTCCGCCAGCAGGAGCGCGACGGTCAGGCCGGTGATGCCACCGCCGACGACCGCCACATCACACGACAGATCACCGCGCAGCGGCTCGCGCTCCGGCTGTTCGACGCCGTCCGACCACAGCGAGCGATGCCGCGCGCGGTGGACGTCGGCCGGAACGGCCCCCGACCTGGTCATGACACTCCCTGGGATCGACGACGGACCTCGCGGTACCCGCCCCGGCGCCGTCGAACACTCCACTCGCTCTCAGCGCGTCAGGTCGTAGGCCAGCACGTCGTCGCCCCAGGTCGGCTCCCGAGGCCGCGGGGCGGGCGTTCAGCGAACCGCCGCAGGCGGCCCCGACGCCCCGCCGGCGGACGAGCGGGCGCCCGCGCAGCACACGTCGGCGCAGTCGCCGGCGGCGACGCCCACGGTCGCGCTCGGAGCGCAACAGCCTTCGCCGCGCCAGGCCTGGATCCCCTCGCGCACCGCGACCGCGGCGATCACGAGGCCGGCCACCGGGTCCGCCCAGGACCAGTCGAGGGTGGCGTTCAGCAGCAGGCCGGCCAGGAGCACAGCCGAGAGGTAGGTGCACAGCAGGGTCTGGGTCGCGTCCGCGACGACGGCGTTGGAGCCCAGGCCCCTCCCGGTGCGGCGCTGCGCCCACGACAGGAACGGCATGATCGCCAGCGAGGCCGCCGCCAGCGCGATGCCGACGGCGGACGGATCGGGGTCCTGGCCACCGACCAATGCACGCGCGGACTCGACGCCCACGTAGGCGGCGAGCGCGAAGAAGGAGAGAGCCATCAGCCGCAGCGCCCGGCGCTCCCGCGATGCGGGCAGCGGGTGGCGGAACTGCCACAGGATGATCAGCCCGCTGCTCACCTCCACCACCGAGTCCAGGCCGAAGCCGATCAGGGCGACCGACCCGGCGACCAGCCCGGCGCTCACCGCGATCACGGCCTCGACGACGTTGTACGCGACCGACGTCGCCGCCAGCAGCCGGGCTCGGCGGGCCAGGCGCGCTCGGCGGTCCGGGGCCTCCCCGCGCTCCGTGGGCGCACTGGCGGTGGGCTCCACCCGGACATTCATCGTCATATGGCGATGTTAACGCCGGATGACTCCAGGTCGCAACGCCGGCCACGTCGCCGGGCTCAGCAGGACGCTGTCCCCAGCGCCCGGGCCAGGACGGCGCGGAGCCGGTCCGGGTCGGCCGGCTCGTCGTCCAGCAGGACAGCGGTGCAGAGGCCGTCGGCGGCGACGACGAGACCGGTGACGGCGACGGGATCGTCGGTGAGGGTGGTCGCGAGCTCGGCGATGTTCTCCCGCCACCGGCGGGCGACGGGGCGCAGCGCGGGTCGGCGGGCGGCGAGCGTGGCCAGCTCCCGCTCGGCCAGGGCCCGCTCGCGGCCCGGCCCCCCGGACTCGGCGATGAGCGCGGCCAGGCCGGTGAGCCGGTCGTCGCCGCCGTCGATGATCTGGCGGATCTTGGCGGTGTAGTCGTCGGCGACACTGGTGAGGGCGGCGACGAGGAGGTCGTCGAGAGTGGCGAAGTAGTAGGTGCTCAGCGAGGTCGCGACGCCCGCCTGCCGAGCGACCGTGCGGTGGGTGACGCCTGCGGCGCCGTCCCGGGTGACCACCGCCAGCGTGGCCTCGATGATCTCGGCCCGACGCCGGGCGCCGCGAGCGAATCGCCCGTCCGCGGGCTCGCCGTCATCCTTGGGCACATCCCCTCCTCTGCCCGCAGGATAGTCCCGCCGCGGCTCACCGAGCGGAGTCCGGGGTCGGCATGCGGCCGAGCCGAGGCAGCCGACGCAGGCGGTGCAGGGAGAGGGCGGCGGCCACGGCGATCACGAGTCCGGCGACCGCGGAGGCGACGTTCAGACCCGCCGTGAACGCGAGCTGCGCGTCGGCCAAGGCGCCCGGAGGCAGCTCGCCGGCGACCGCCGACGCCGTACCGAGACCGTCGACCAGGGCGGCGGCCTCGGCGTCGGCGACATCGTCGGGAAGAGCGAGTCGGCTGCGGTACACGGCCGTGGTGAGGCTGCCGAGCAGGGCGACCCCGATGGCGATGCCCAGCTCCTGCACGGTCTCGGACAGGGACGCCGCCGATCCGGACTTCTCCGGTGGCGCCGCGCCGACCACGATGTCGGTGCCCAGCGCGGCGATCGCCCCCAGGCCGAGGTAGACGAATCCGAACCCGGCGGCGACGGCCAGCTCGTCGCCGCGACCCACCGTGGCCAGCAGCGCGTAGCCGATCAGCGAGATGCCCAGGGTGCCGCCGATGACCAGGCCGGGCGGGATGCGCCGGGCCAGGAGTGGCGCGCCGATGCCGGCGAGGACCATCGCGATCGCCGGCGGGCCCATCCACAGACCGGCGGCGGACGGCGACAGCCCGTCGACCAGCTGCAGGTACTGGGTGACCAGGTACATCGTGCCGCCCACCCCCGTCAGCCCCAGCAGGAGTACGGCGAGCGCCGCGCCGAACGCCCGGTC
This region of Nocardioides sp. L-11A genomic DNA includes:
- a CDS encoding cation transporter — translated: MNVRVEPTASAPTERGEAPDRRARLARRARLLAATSVAYNVVEAVIAVSAGLVAGSVALIGFGLDSVVEVSSGLIILWQFRHPLPASRERRALRLMALSFFALAAYVGVESARALVGGQDPDPSAVGIALAAASLAIMPFLSWAQRRTGRGLGSNAVVADATQTLLCTYLSAVLLAGLLLNATLDWSWADPVAGLVIAAVAVREGIQAWRGEGCCAPSATVGVAAGDCADVCCAGARSSAGGASGPPAAVR
- a CDS encoding AAA family ATPase → MLPNPLPRILVVTGIMASGKSTVAQALAERLPKAVHLRGDVFRRMIVSGRLEVTPDLPVEAMHQLELRHRLAATVAAEYAAAGFTVAWQDVILGPTLGRVAGLLQGRDAGVVVLCPSPGVVTEREAGRAKTGYGAWTPEDLDRGLRADTPRIGLWLDSSGLTVEETVDAVVARADETRQGLG
- a CDS encoding VOC family protein, which produces MTTTTPSPTDVDHIGLIVRSIDRAKAFLGQTLGLTLVKETDFPERGTKAAFFRVGNCEIEVIECLREEARRARLGDNEARIEHIAVQVPDLDALLEHLGGVGGEMDAAPLLHDGDLMSFSVPATTMGVRFQFIQKGVEPAAQAS
- a CDS encoding pentapeptide repeat-containing protein, with the protein product MTSRAQAPQAPRPDLAELTEGTPDQLSARADLDGHRFAEPSGALLTLSDAVLQSCVLDRARFENVDAQRATLRDLRWERPELVSLRGWRGRWRDLIIEGGRIGVLEAYTSTWSCVALQGVKASYVNLRGSELVDVTLTDCRIEELDLSEATGKRVAFPGSRIERLVVHRSTVGDLDVRGAEIGQLIWADTLTGLVLSHDQAVDLAAELARRAGARVEG
- a CDS encoding methyltransferase; translation: MTMPRIAAATPPAPQTMAFGPLSISFDHRVLAPRAWTAAQSRWARELLDDAPPGPVLEICSGVGHIGLLAVHGTERHLVCVDVDPVACDYAVANAVAAGRADLVDVRREELGSFAADDPFPLIIADPPWVRTELVGCFPADPVLAIDGGADGLDLARECVAVIDRCLHPEGAALLQLGSLAQANLLAADLPESLAVAETRPEPGRGLVVRLHRR
- a CDS encoding hemerythrin domain-containing protein, with the protein product MSEDVVDLIMHDHRELERLFEELLSHPEQRAGLTPVMTTLLTAHSRAEESEVYPAAREAGAQDDVEHSQKEHLEADQLAKRVASTDPDDPAFAEVLRELVDAVKHHVEEEESTVLPGIRERMDAARRVELGAAFLTAREQHLGAQPADITKAELEQQAANAGVSGASSMSKDQLADTLEEQAES
- a CDS encoding TetR family transcriptional regulator yields the protein MPKDDGEPADGRFARGARRRAEIIEATLAVVTRDGAAGVTHRTVARQAGVATSLSTYYFATLDDLLVAALTSVADDYTAKIRQIIDGGDDRLTGLAALIAESGGPGRERALAERELATLAARRPALRPVARRWRENIAELATTLTDDPVAVTGLVVAADGLCTAVLLDDEPADPDRLRAVLARALGTASC
- a CDS encoding FAD-dependent oxidoreductase; the encoded protein is MTRSGAVPADVHRARHRSLWSDGVEQPEREPLRGDLSCDVAVVGGGITGLTVALLLAEEGLSVVLVEQHRLVAGTSGRTTAKVTSQHHLTYARLLLSRGPQGPATYGAAMEASKERVVELADGIDCDLRRRPAYLYATRTPERLLVEVEARAARGAGLPASLTDDVPVPFATKGALRFDDQVELHPVRYLVGLAERFERAGGRIFEHTRATDVEEDSTHCRVRTEQGALRAGQVVVATLLPFLDRGAHFARAYPSTSYVVTARVRGDLPDAMLHAAAPPTHSIRAVPFGDTELLMVLGESHHTGSGKATPARYERLAAFATDHWDVVSFEHRWSAQDFTSDDGVPYIGAVNWRSRRVHVATGYKKWGMTAGTLAATLITGAIVGRANPWARFFAADRLHPLAEGVRFATENGKVGLRFVAGRIASGRGDVADLAPGEAAVLSDGGERVAAYRDPAGVAHVVSATCTHLGCAVAWNAAETTWDCPCHGSRFAPDGDVLEGPATVPLAPR
- a CDS encoding ABC transporter permease, translating into MRRKRRRTGRTRLARAPKLATGILLVTVLVAVFGPMISSWDATETDLVARQLPPAWMDGGDSSHWLGTDRQGRDILIRVMVGARVSLTIAALVILISCVIGTALGLIAGYKGGWLDAVITRLVDGMSAFPPVLVALAVAVTVGSSVWVVVGVLSLVLWSRYARLVRAETLSWKEREFVLAAVVTGCRPTRIVLRHVLPNLVNTVIVFSTLQVGYVILSEAALSFLGAGVPPPTPTWGGMIADGHNYIDTLWWMWVFPGIAIAGVIVSANLLGDWLRDEFDPRLRQV